The proteins below come from a single Paludibacter jiangxiensis genomic window:
- a CDS encoding dihydroorotase — translation MSQKGILVHNAKIFTEKNTFRGSLRIEGEFIAEIFKGEVPESILQNNTVIDASDLWLLPGVIDTHVHFREPGLTQKADLYTESKAAVAGGVTSFFDMPNTVPQTTTLALWDEKNRLASEKSLANYAFYLGATNENREQIKNADPKRIPGIKVFLGASTGNMQVDDKEFLQWLFAESPLMLMAHCEDMGTIQRNIDTYKAQFGENIPIPNHHLIRSGEACYKSTAAAVEMALKYKTRLHIAHVSTAHELALFEAKPLAEKQITAEGCVHYFWFDNRDYETRGARVKCNPAIKTEADKKALIQALTTNKLDTVATDHAPHLLSDKEGDCLQAASGIPLIQHSLPAMLEMARNGHFTVEKALEKMCYAPATLFKIQKRGFVRKGYYADLVLVNPNYPWTVDSGNVLSKCGWSPFEGQEFHARITHTFVNGKLVYNNGDFDESHKGKELLFNG, via the coding sequence ATGAGCCAAAAAGGAATCTTAGTTCACAACGCTAAAATTTTTACCGAAAAAAATACCTTCAGAGGATCCCTTCGGATTGAAGGTGAGTTTATTGCAGAAATATTTAAGGGAGAAGTGCCGGAAAGCATTTTGCAAAACAATACTGTAATAGATGCTTCAGATTTATGGCTGTTGCCTGGTGTAATTGATACTCATGTACATTTCAGGGAGCCGGGGTTGACTCAGAAAGCTGATTTATACACAGAATCCAAAGCGGCTGTAGCCGGCGGTGTGACGTCATTTTTCGATATGCCCAATACGGTGCCTCAAACAACAACTTTGGCATTGTGGGACGAAAAGAACCGGTTGGCTTCGGAAAAATCTCTGGCGAACTACGCCTTTTATCTTGGTGCTACCAACGAAAACAGAGAGCAAATCAAAAATGCAGATCCAAAGCGGATTCCGGGTATTAAAGTCTTTCTCGGGGCTTCAACCGGTAATATGCAGGTGGATGATAAAGAATTTTTGCAGTGGTTGTTTGCCGAATCACCTTTGATGCTGATGGCTCATTGCGAAGATATGGGCACTATTCAGCGCAATATTGATACATACAAAGCCCAGTTTGGCGAAAATATTCCAATTCCGAACCACCATCTTATCCGTTCCGGCGAAGCCTGCTACAAGTCGACAGCCGCAGCTGTGGAGATGGCTTTGAAATACAAGACCCGTCTGCATATTGCACATGTAAGCACAGCACATGAACTGGCATTGTTTGAGGCAAAGCCATTAGCCGAAAAACAGATTACTGCCGAAGGTTGCGTGCATTATTTTTGGTTTGATAATCGTGATTACGAAACACGGGGAGCCCGGGTTAAATGTAATCCTGCTATAAAAACAGAGGCTGATAAAAAGGCACTCATTCAGGCGCTTACAACTAATAAGCTGGATACTGTTGCGACAGACCATGCACCTCATTTGCTGTCCGATAAAGAAGGCGATTGTTTGCAGGCTGCTTCGGGTATTCCTTTGATTCAGCACTCATTGCCGGCCATGCTCGAAATGGCACGAAATGGCCATTTTACGGTGGAAAAAGCGCTCGAAAAGATGTGCTATGCACCGGCAACTTTGTTTAAGATACAAAAAAGAGGATTTGTCCGTAAAGGTTATTATGCTGACCTGGTATTGGTAAATCCCAATTATCCCTGGACCGTAGATTCAGGAAATGTTCTTTCTAAATGCGGATGGTCTCCTTTCGAAGGTCAGGAGTTTCATGCCCGCATTACACACACGTTTGTAAATGGAAAGCTAGTATACAACAACGGGGATTTCGATGAATCCCATAAAGGAAAAGAATTGCTATTCAATGGTTGA
- a CDS encoding methylated-DNA--[protein]-cysteine S-methyltransferase, translated as MVETSCIRLINTPVGTLRIKGNAEAVTAVEFDDKHEYYVEGELTKPVEMCIHQLHEYFRGTLTAFSVPVQMEGTKFQQKVWDSLMDIPFAEQVSYGKIAEEIGTPNGQRAVGNANNHNPIAIVVPCHRVIGADGKLVGYAGGIWRKAWLLEHEAKIAGKESLSLL; from the coding sequence ATGGTTGAAACAAGCTGCATTCGATTAATTAATACGCCTGTAGGAACCTTGCGCATTAAGGGCAATGCCGAGGCTGTAACGGCTGTGGAGTTCGACGATAAGCATGAATATTATGTGGAAGGCGAACTAACCAAACCGGTGGAAATGTGCATACATCAATTGCACGAGTATTTTCGGGGAACTCTGACGGCATTTTCAGTGCCTGTTCAGATGGAAGGTACCAAATTTCAGCAAAAGGTTTGGGATTCACTGATGGATATTCCTTTCGCAGAACAGGTCAGTTACGGAAAAATTGCTGAAGAGATTGGCACTCCAAATGGTCAGAGAGCTGTTGGAAATGCGAATAATCACAATCCGATAGCCATAGTTGTTCCCTGCCATCGTGTGATAGGAGCAGACGGAAAGTTGGTCGGTTATGCCGGTGGCATATGGCGCAAAGCCTGGCTGTTGGAGCATGAAGCTAAAATTGCAGGAAAAGAATCTCTTTCTCTGTTGTAA
- a CDS encoding NADH-dependent [FeFe] hydrogenase, group A6, producing the protein MQITINGQTIDVQDGLTIMDACAIAGIDIPSLCYLKDVSSNASCGICVVEVKGARSLLRSCITQITEGMEIVTNSQRVMDARRMNLELLLANHPQDCLICDRNENCELQQLTFDLGMHGMRFVRTRKEILPKDETSASLVRDPEKCILCGRCIAVCREVQSVQAIDFSGRGSKSKVATFMDLGLGVVACTSCGQCALVCPTGAITEKSSIDAVWKDLHNHEKIVLVQTAPAIRVGIGEAMGMPYGSLVTRQMVAGLRKLGFSKVFDTNFTADLTIIEEGHELIKRIKTGGVLPMITSCSPGWIKFIEHFYPKSLPHLSTCKSPQQMFGAVAKTYYAEKTGLDPRNIIVVSVMPCTAKKFEARRPEMDSAFHYWQAKMNLSDADHFYDVDHVLTTRELARMFKETGIEFAHLPEENFDSPLGESTGAAVIFGTTGGVMEAALRTAYEVYTGKTLANIDFNAVRGLNGIKEAEVDLDGTKIKVAVAHTLKNARKLLDEIENGTSPYTFIEVMTCPGGCLGGGGQPIPTNTEIRKMRAESIYYEDAHKGIRKSHENPEIHYLYKEFLLEPLGEKSHRLLHTKYIERKN; encoded by the coding sequence ATGCAAATCACGATAAACGGTCAGACAATTGACGTACAGGATGGATTAACCATCATGGATGCCTGCGCAATTGCAGGAATTGATATTCCTTCGCTTTGTTATCTGAAAGATGTCTCAAGCAATGCATCTTGCGGCATTTGTGTTGTTGAAGTAAAAGGGGCGCGCTCGTTGCTGAGATCGTGCATTACACAGATAACCGAAGGAATGGAAATCGTCACGAACAGCCAACGGGTAATGGATGCTCGTCGCATGAATCTGGAATTGCTCTTAGCCAACCATCCTCAGGATTGCCTGATTTGCGATCGTAATGAAAATTGCGAATTACAACAACTGACATTTGATCTGGGAATGCACGGCATGCGTTTTGTTCGTACGCGTAAAGAAATTTTACCGAAAGACGAAACTTCCGCTTCGTTAGTGCGTGACCCCGAAAAGTGCATTCTATGTGGTCGTTGTATCGCGGTATGCCGTGAAGTTCAATCCGTACAGGCCATTGATTTTTCAGGACGTGGATCAAAAAGTAAAGTGGCAACTTTTATGGACCTGGGACTGGGTGTGGTGGCTTGCACCAGCTGCGGACAATGTGCGCTGGTTTGCCCCACAGGAGCCATCACCGAGAAAAGCTCTATTGATGCTGTATGGAAAGATTTGCATAATCACGAAAAAATAGTTTTGGTACAAACTGCACCTGCCATCCGGGTTGGAATTGGAGAAGCCATGGGAATGCCTTATGGCAGTCTCGTAACGAGGCAAATGGTTGCCGGGCTTCGTAAACTCGGATTTTCAAAGGTATTCGACACCAATTTTACGGCCGATCTGACCATCATTGAAGAAGGTCACGAATTGATAAAACGGATTAAAACCGGAGGTGTATTGCCAATGATTACCTCCTGTTCGCCGGGATGGATCAAATTCATCGAGCATTTTTATCCCAAATCACTGCCTCACCTTTCTACCTGCAAATCACCGCAACAAATGTTCGGAGCAGTAGCCAAAACATATTATGCCGAAAAAACAGGCCTCGATCCCCGGAATATTATTGTAGTATCAGTGATGCCCTGCACAGCCAAGAAATTTGAAGCTCGCCGCCCCGAGATGGATAGCGCGTTTCATTACTGGCAAGCCAAAATGAATTTATCTGACGCTGATCATTTCTACGACGTGGATCACGTACTTACGACCCGCGAATTAGCACGAATGTTCAAAGAAACCGGCATCGAATTCGCACATCTGCCCGAAGAGAATTTTGACAGTCCACTGGGAGAATCAACCGGAGCCGCTGTTATATTCGGCACAACCGGAGGCGTGATGGAAGCTGCACTTCGGACGGCTTACGAAGTTTACACCGGAAAAACACTCGCCAACATAGATTTTAACGCTGTTCGTGGATTGAATGGAATAAAAGAAGCCGAAGTAGATCTTGACGGAACAAAAATCAAAGTGGCGGTAGCTCACACGTTAAAAAATGCACGAAAACTGCTTGACGAGATTGAAAACGGCACATCACCTTATACGTTTATCGAAGTGATGACTTGTCCGGGTGGATGCTTGGGAGGTGGAGGGCAACCCATTCCTACCAACACTGAGATCCGTAAGATGCGCGCAGAATCAATTTATTATGAAGATGCTCATAAAGGAATACGCAAATCGCACGAAAACCCTGAAATTCATTATCTTTACAAAGAGTTTCTGCTCGAACCATTAGGAGAAAAATCACATCGCCTGTTGCACACGAAATATATAGAAAGAAAAAATTGA